A region from the Wansuia hejianensis genome encodes:
- a CDS encoding DUF917 domain-containing protein, with amino-acid sequence MRKIGLHEIEDIALGAALLGAGGGGDPYIGKLVAMSAIRECGPVTLLSPEEVPDDALIVPIAMMGAPTILSEKGIGGKEYQVLYDTVSQFYGKPVYAFMPIEAGGVNSMLPIAAAARLNLPLVDVDGMGRAFPELQMVTFTIGGLSATPMALTDEKGNHVIFRTITNKWTEELARAVTMACGGSVSVSLFTMNGKQMKQYGVHGIVTRSERLGAAIRKVKEIQEGTPEDNFLEFSQGIRLFKGKITDVLRETRGAFNFGRVMLDGTGSAKGHQASVTFQNENLCAEVDGKIVGTTPDLICLVDTETFAPIPTDALKYGKRVMVIGLQCFPLWRTPEGLELVGPRYFGIDTDYIPIEQRAKEGC; translated from the coding sequence GTGAGAAAGATTGGTTTACACGAAATTGAAGACATCGCCCTCGGCGCCGCCCTGCTGGGCGCAGGCGGAGGCGGCGATCCCTACATCGGCAAGCTGGTGGCCATGAGTGCGATCCGTGAATGCGGACCTGTCACTCTGCTCAGCCCTGAAGAAGTGCCGGACGACGCTCTGATTGTCCCCATCGCCATGATGGGAGCGCCTACCATATTAAGCGAAAAAGGAATCGGCGGAAAAGAATATCAGGTTTTGTATGACACCGTTTCTCAGTTCTATGGCAAGCCCGTTTACGCGTTTATGCCCATAGAGGCCGGCGGCGTCAACTCCATGCTCCCCATAGCCGCAGCCGCCCGCCTGAACCTTCCTCTGGTGGACGTGGACGGCATGGGACGGGCATTTCCGGAGCTTCAGATGGTGACCTTTACCATCGGCGGACTTTCAGCAACACCTATGGCTCTGACTGATGAAAAGGGCAATCATGTGATTTTCCGCACCATAACGAATAAGTGGACCGAAGAACTGGCCCGGGCGGTCACTATGGCATGCGGCGGTTCCGTATCCGTATCCCTGTTCACCATGAACGGAAAGCAGATGAAACAGTACGGCGTTCACGGGATTGTCACCCGCAGTGAACGGCTGGGAGCGGCCATCCGCAAAGTTAAAGAAATACAGGAAGGCACTCCCGAGGATAATTTTCTGGAGTTCTCGCAGGGAATACGCCTGTTTAAAGGAAAAATCACCGATGTTCTGCGAGAGACCCGCGGCGCCTTTAATTTCGGCCGCGTGATGCTGGACGGCACTGGCAGCGCGAAGGGGCATCAGGCCTCCGTCACCTTCCAGAATGAAAACCTCTGCGCGGAGGTGGACGGCAAAATCGTCGGAACCACTCCAGACCTGATCTGCCTGGTAGACACAGAAACCTTTGCCCCCATACCTACCGACGCCCTGAAATACGGCAAACGTGTGATGGTAATAGGCCTTCAGTGCTTTCCTCTCTGGAGAACCCCCGAAGGGCTTGAGCTTGTCGGCCCCCGTTACTTCGGAATTGATACTGATTACATCCCCATCGAACAACGCGCAAAGGAGGGCTGCTGA